The nucleotide sequence TATTTGATTTATCAAAAGACGATTATAAAGGATGGGCTAGAGGATTGCGAAAAGCGGGATATGCTACAGACCCTCGTTATCCAGAAAAATTAATTTCGTATATCGAACGCTACGATTTGGCACAATACGATGCGCAAGTATTAGGAAAAAAATATGTGTACTCAAATTCATCGAATAATTCCTCAAATTCTGTTTCTGGACGTTACCATGAAGTTCAAAAAGGAGACACCCTTTATTCCATTTCAAAAAAATACAATGTTTTGATCGAAGATATCAAACGAAAAAACAACCTGTCAGACAATACATTGTCGATAGGGCAACAAATTATTATCAATTAAATTAACAGCAACACCTAAAAGAATGTTATATCAAAGAAGTAGTCAGCTTTTTGCTGAAGCAGAACAAGTAATTCCAGGAGGAGTAAATTCGCCAGTACGTGCTTTTAAAGCGGTAGGAGGAACGCCAATTTTTGTAAAAAGTGCCAAAGGTGCTTATTTGTATGACGAAGACGGAAATACATTAATTGATTATATCAACTCTTGGGGACCAATGATTTTGGGTCATGCTTTTGAACCTGTGGTGCAAGCAGTGATTGAAAAGGCAAAATTGGGAACCTCTTTTGGGATGCCAACAGAATTAGAAACTCAAATTGCAGCATTAGCAGTTTCAATGGTGCCTAATATTGATAAAATACGTTTTGTGAATTCAGGAACCGAAGCTTGTATGAGTGCGATTCGTTTGGCTCGAGGTTTTACCAAAAGAGATAAAATCATCAAATTTGCAGGTTGCTACCACGGACATTCCGATTCGTTCTTGATTCAAGCCGGTAGTGGAGCGGTTACTTTTGGTTCACCTAATAGCCCGGGGGTTACAGAGGGAACAGCAAAGGATACATTACTAGCAACGTACAATGATTTAGAAAATGTAAAAACAGTAATTGAAGCAAATAAAAACGAAATTGCCGCTATCATTATTGAGCCAGTAGCAGGGAACATGGGATGTATTCCTCCTGTGGCAGGTTTTATGGAAGGATTAAGAAGCTTGTGTACTGAAAACGGAATCTTATTGATTTTTGATGAGGTCATGACTGGCTTTAGATTGGCCAGAGGTGGTGCACAGGAATTATTGAATATCGATGCGGATATCGTTTGTTTTGGAAAAGTGATTGGTGGCGGATTGCCAGTAGGTGCTTTTGCTGCTCGTAATGAGATTATGAATTATCTAGCGCCACTAGGGCCTGTATATCAGGCGGGAACCTTGTCTGGGAATCCATTAGCAATGGCAGCTGGTTTAACAATGTTGCAAACATTAAATAATGATCAAGCAATTTTTCAAAGGTTAGCAGATAAAACGGCTTATTTGGCTGCAGGAATCGATAAAGTATTAAAAGCGAATAATGTGGTTTTTACAATCAACACAGTTGGCTCAATGATTTCCGTGCATTTTGATGCAGATCCAGTAGTTGATTTTAAATCAGCTTCAAAAGGTGATAATCCTACTTTCAAGAAATTCTTTCACGGTTTGTTACAAGAAGGGATTTATATCGCACCTTCTGCTTATGAAACTTGGTTTATCACAGATGCTTTGACTTATGAAGATTTAGATGTTACTATTCAAGCTATTGATAAAGTTTCAAAGACTTTTTAATATCTTTTAAAGGATATAACAAAAAAAACTTCCAGAATTTCTGGAAGTTTTTTCGTTTTGTTACAATAGAGACTATTCTTCAGATTCAGAAGCTTTTTTCTTTTTTCCTTCTCCACCCTGACCTTTTCTTTGGTCCATGTTAGCTTTCCATTTTTCAAATTGTTCAGGAGTAAGAACTTCTTTTAGTTTTTTCCCGTTTTCTTTCATTTTTGCACGGTTCTCTTCTTTGTTTTCAGGATTTTCTTTTACTGCTTTTCTTATAGCTGTTTGTTCTTCAAGAAGTACTGCTACTTTTTTTTGTTGGTCTGCATTTAAAGATAGTTCTTCAGTCATTTTTTTAACTCTCATTTCAGTGCTAACTTCATGACCACCTTTTTTCTTTTTTCCTTCTTGAGCAAATCCTGTTAAACCAATAGCTAATAAAGCTACTACAATTAATTTTTTCATTTTATTTAGTTGTTTTAAAAGTTTGTGATGATAAGACCAAGGAAGGTTTAAAAGGTTTAATGGTTTAATGAAAAATTAACATATTTGGTTGTTTTTTTATTTTAAGCAAAAAAAAATCCCGTACAAGACGGGATTTTAGTTTGGTGCTATTTTTTTATTGTGCTGCAGCAGCTTTAGCAGCGTTTTCTTTTTCTTTTAATTCCTTTTTCAACTGTCTTTGTTCTTTAGTCAAAAGATTGCTGATTTCTTTGTCGATTTCTTTAGATTTTACTTTGTTGTCTTCAACGTGGTCTGGGTTTTCCTTATCATCTTTTTTAAGTTCTCCCTTAGCCTCTAGCATCGGTTTTATTTTTGCTTGTTGGTCAGGAGTCAAAGTCAATTCAGTAGCCATTTTCTCTAATGTTTTTTCAGCATAGCTTTGCTTCTTTTTCCCATCTTGTGCAAATCCAGTTAAGCTAACAGCTAATAAAGCTGCGATAATTAATTTTTTCATTTTGTTGTTAAGTTTTTGAGTTAATTTGTTTTTAGGGTTCAAAAAAGGTTTTGTTATCCCTTGTAAAACTGAGGTAAATGTATAAATATTTTGAATTCAAAAAATAAATTAATCGCTTATTTTTTAGGAGGTTATTTGCGATATTATTGCTATTTATTAACTTAAAACACTGTTAAAAATTATATTTAATTTAAAGAATGTTTTTGTTTGGTATCAAAATAATAAATGTCATTTTTGGGATTGATTTGGTTTTGTAAAATAAGAGTGTGAAAAAAATCTAAAATATAACTAAAAGCTGTTTTTTACTATGTGTAGCAAAGAGGTTTTGTGTAGTTAAAGTAGGGCAATAATAGTATTACTGTTTCATTTTTTTTTAAATGGATAATCAATAATTAGGTCAGAATCCTTTTGGAATTGTATTTTTGAAAAGAAATAAAAATATACTTATGGTTAGTGTTCAAGAAGCTTTTTCGATACTCAAAAATAATGTGCCTGCTCTTAAGGTTGTAGAAATGTCTTTGACTTCAGCCAGGAAACACATTCTTGCCGAAGATTTGTATGCACCTATGAGTATGCCGCCTTTTCGACAATCAGCTATGGATGGTTTTGCTTTGGGATTACATGATAGTTTAGAGTATGAAATTATTGGTGAAATTAAAGCCGGAGATGTGCATCAAGTTAATTTATTGCCGGGGCAGGCGGTTAAAATTTTTACAGGTGCGCCAGTTCCTGATTCAGCTCAAGCGGTTATGCAAATTGAAAAAGTAACCCAAGAGGGAAGGGTCTTAAAGTTGGTTGAGGCTCCTAAATTAAATATGAACATTCGTCCTATTGGAGAACAAAACAGCAAAGGGGATTTGGCTCTACAAAAAGGAACCCAACTTAATGCAGCTTGTATTGGTTTTTTGGCAGGTTTAGGTTTTACTAGGGTAAATGTCTATCAAAAACCAACTGTTGGTATTATAGTCACGGGAAATGAATTAGTACGACCTGGATTGCCATTGACCTACGGGAAAATTTATGAGAGTAATTCGATCATGTTACAAACAGCTTTGCAGGATGATTCTTATAATATTATCAAAACCTACGAAGTCAACGATGATTTTGAAAACACGAAAATGATACTAGAACAGGCACTTACCGAAAATGAAGTCATCTTGGTTTCAGGGGGTATTTCAGTGGGAGATTATGACTTTGTCGCTCAAGCGTTGGAGTATTTAGGTGTTGAAACGCTTTTTTATAAAGTAAAACAAAAACCAGGAAAACCTCTTTTTGCTGGTAAATTAAAGGATAAAAGAGTGTTTGCTTTACCAGGTAATCCTGCGGCTTCTTTGACTTGCTTTTATGTGTATGTTTTGCCAACGTTACAAATGATGTCCGGTCTAGCAAGAGATTATGGTCAAACGGAAACTAAAAAATTAGCACATGATTTTAGTGTGAGCAATGCTAGAAATCAATTTTTAAAAGCTCAAATAATAGGGGAAGAAGTAACGATATTAACGCATCAAAATTCTTCGATGCTAAATACTTTTTCCGTTTCGAATGGACTGGTTTATGTGGAAGATGGAGGCTACGAGCTATCAAAAGGCGATAGCGTTGCAGTTTATGTAGTTGGATAAAAATTAAGCATTAAATTTTTAAACCATTAAGAGATTAAGAAAATTAAGCTAAACAAGCCTTAATAAACTTAATCTCTTAATGGTTTTTTAAAGAGTATAATGTTAAAATAAAATCTTAGTCTTTTAATAAATTTCGAGCTATTACTACTTTTTGAATTTCAGTAGTTCCTTCTCCTATGGTGCATAGCTTAGCATCACGATAAAATTTCTCTACAGGAAAATCTTTAGTATAGCCATAACCACCGTGAATTTGTATCGCTTCGTTAGCTACTTTACAACAAACTTCAGAGGAGTACATCTTTGCCATTGCTCCCAAAGTTGTAACAGGTTTGTGTTGTTGTTTTAAAAAGGCAGCTTTGTGTAATAACAGTTCCGAAGCTTCAATTTCCGTAGCCATATCGGCTAGTTTGAATGAAATACCTTGAAAGCTACTGATAGGCTTTCCAAATTGATGTCTTTCTTTAGAATACTTTAAAGCGGCCTCGTAAGCTCCCTTAGCAATTCCTAATGACAATGCACCAATAGAAATACGTCCACCATCTAAAATTTTCATGGCTTGGATAAATCCGTCTCCTACTTCCCCTAATCTATTGGCATCTGGAATACGACAGTTGTCAAAAATTAATTCGGCCGTTTCACTAGCTCGCATTCCTAATTTGTTTTCTTTTTTTCCAGATGTAAACCCAGCTGTTCCTTTCTCAAAAACAAAAGCTGTCATTCCGTGAGAATCACCTTTTTCTCCTGTTCTTACAATTACCACTGCAATGTCACCAGAGATAGCATGTGTAATGAAATTTTTAGCGCCGTTTATAATCCAATAATCACCATCTTTTTTGGCTGTAGTATTCATTCCTCCCGCATCAGAACCTGTATTGTGTTCTGTTAATCCCCAAGCACCAATATGTTCACCGCTAGCTAGTTTTGGAATCCATTTTTTCTTTTGTTCTTCATTTCCAAAGGTCAAAATGTGATTGGTGCATAATGAATTATGAGCTGCTACAGACAAACCAATAGAAGGGTCTACCTTTGATATTTCTTCAACAATCGTGATGTATTCGTGATACCCTAAACCAGAACCGCCTAAATTTTCAGGAACTAAAATCCCCATAAATCCCATCTCTCCTAACTTCCTAAATAAAGGAACTGGAAAAGTCTGAGCTTCATCCCATTCCATGATAAATG is from Flavobacterium sp. NG2 and encodes:
- the hemL gene encoding glutamate-1-semialdehyde 2,1-aminomutase, producing MLYQRSSQLFAEAEQVIPGGVNSPVRAFKAVGGTPIFVKSAKGAYLYDEDGNTLIDYINSWGPMILGHAFEPVVQAVIEKAKLGTSFGMPTELETQIAALAVSMVPNIDKIRFVNSGTEACMSAIRLARGFTKRDKIIKFAGCYHGHSDSFLIQAGSGAVTFGSPNSPGVTEGTAKDTLLATYNDLENVKTVIEANKNEIAAIIIEPVAGNMGCIPPVAGFMEGLRSLCTENGILLIFDEVMTGFRLARGGAQELLNIDADIVCFGKVIGGGLPVGAFAARNEIMNYLAPLGPVYQAGTLSGNPLAMAAGLTMLQTLNNDQAIFQRLADKTAYLAAGIDKVLKANNVVFTINTVGSMISVHFDADPVVDFKSASKGDNPTFKKFFHGLLQEGIYIAPSAYETWFITDALTYEDLDVTIQAIDKVSKTF
- a CDS encoding acyl-CoA dehydrogenase family protein — encoded protein: MNFDYNETQSMIAQSIKDFAEINIRPFIMEWDEAQTFPVPLFRKLGEMGFMGILVPENLGGSGLGYHEYITIVEEISKVDPSIGLSVAAHNSLCTNHILTFGNEEQKKKWIPKLASGEHIGAWGLTEHNTGSDAGGMNTTAKKDGDYWIINGAKNFITHAISGDIAVVIVRTGEKGDSHGMTAFVFEKGTAGFTSGKKENKLGMRASETAELIFDNCRIPDANRLGEVGDGFIQAMKILDGGRISIGALSLGIAKGAYEAALKYSKERHQFGKPISSFQGISFKLADMATEIEASELLLHKAAFLKQQHKPVTTLGAMAKMYSSEVCCKVANEAIQIHGGYGYTKDFPVEKFYRDAKLCTIGEGTTEIQKVVIARNLLKD
- the glp gene encoding gephyrin-like molybdotransferase Glp, with protein sequence MVSVQEAFSILKNNVPALKVVEMSLTSARKHILAEDLYAPMSMPPFRQSAMDGFALGLHDSLEYEIIGEIKAGDVHQVNLLPGQAVKIFTGAPVPDSAQAVMQIEKVTQEGRVLKLVEAPKLNMNIRPIGEQNSKGDLALQKGTQLNAACIGFLAGLGFTRVNVYQKPTVGIIVTGNELVRPGLPLTYGKIYESNSIMLQTALQDDSYNIIKTYEVNDDFENTKMILEQALTENEVILVSGGISVGDYDFVAQALEYLGVETLFYKVKQKPGKPLFAGKLKDKRVFALPGNPAASLTCFYVYVLPTLQMMSGLARDYGQTETKKLAHDFSVSNARNQFLKAQIIGEEVTILTHQNSSMLNTFSVSNGLVYVEDGGYELSKGDSVAVYVVG